Proteins from one Solenopsis invicta isolate M01_SB chromosome 11, UNIL_Sinv_3.0, whole genome shotgun sequence genomic window:
- the LOC105201427 gene encoding protein CREBRF homolog isoform X2 translates to MDDTKYSDFSLTSTMDSMIKQEPVQEIGSASASVPIPGGHRGTTRGTYNQFSPSPLAVSSGWDMRTEQMDHLFKMDPDQMDVSFKMDEDDIFQVDKAELIQGPTLAELNANDDTLLGDLNFDDLLLPEDRVQPIKMEYSAPITGSLFSSSIGFASSSFPQSGVTHRSCPTYTNTGFNLNRGSNIVDNAEAVSPTAFPSPGTSNVAGSSTASSSTSPHPVTRPIGSSTLHELLMKRGENPFNNPVSSQVDNTSTIGGKPKASRLSMSAPTQTMGLDQIWAHREPRQHLLSTGSLVEAGSTSSLSTGGALSPDPLGIDPLSHDEGYEDSDDDSDHYDDYSSDNDTGGSDGEDQSNNRVGSGTTELGKEHRHSKKERFFWQYNVQAKGPKGQRLIARARLEDPHVLNEATDPVFSPHCALRGIKHSGKARKGDGNDLTPNPRKLHSIGRELDKLNRIINDMTPVAELPFPARPKTRKEKNKLASRACRLKKKAQHEANKIKLHGLEQEHTSSTSSLREV, encoded by the exons ATGGACGACACTAAGTACAGCGACTTCTCGCTAACTAGCACGATGGATAGCATGATAAAACAGGAACCTGTCCAGGAGATAGGTTCGGCATCGGCCTCTGTACCGATACCCGGAGGACACAGAGGCACCACGCGGGGAACGTACAATCAGTTCTCGCCATCCCCTCTGGCGGTCTCCTCCGGATGGGATATGAGGACTGAACAAATGGATCATCTCTTTAAAATGGATCCGGATCAGATGGACGTCTCGTTTAAAATGGATGAGGATGACATATTCCAGGTGGACAAGGCCGAGCTTATCCAAGGTCCGACTCTAGCAGAGTTGAACGCCAACGACGATACCCTCCTGGGAGATCTAAATTTTGACGATTTGTTGCTACCCGAGGATAGGGTGCAACCGATAAAAATGGAATACAGCGCTCCGATAACTGGCTCTCTGTTTAGTAGTAGCATAGGATTCGCATCTAGTAGTTTTCCTCAATCCGGAGTGACTCATCGTAGTTGTCCCACATATACGAATACaggctttaatttaaatagagGTTCAAATATTGTGGATAACGCAGAAGCTGTTAGTCCTACTGCATTTCCTAGTCCGGGTACTAGTAATGTTGCAG GTAGTTCAACAGCAAGTTCATCGACTTCGCCACATCCTGTGACTCGACCCATTGGATCATCTACTTTACACGAGCTACTTATGAAAAGAGGTGAAAATCCGTTTAATAATCCAGTATCCAGTCAGGTGGATAATACATCTACAATAGGTGGTAAACCTAAAGCTTCGAGACTGTCTATGTCTGCGCCAACACAGACAATGGGATTGGATCAAATCTGGGCTCACAGAGAACCACGACAACATCTCTTGAGTACTGGTAGCTTAGTGGAAGCAGGATCGACGAGTAGTTTGAGTACTGGAGGTGCCCTTAGTCCAGATCCACTCGGTATTGATCCTCTCAGTCATGACGAAGGCTATGAAGACAGTGACGATGACAGCGATCATTATGATGACTACAGCAGTGATAATg ATACGGGCGGAAGCGATGGCGAGGACCAGAGTAACAACAGAGTAGGATCAGGAACTACGGAATTAGGAAAAGAACACAGGCATAGTAAGAAAGAAAGATTCTTCTGGCAATATAATGTTCAAGCCAAGGGACCAAAAGGACAGCGATTGATCGCGCGGGCGCGCTTGGAAGATCCACATGTCTTGAATGAAGCAACTGATCCAGTATTTAGTCCTCATTGTGCTCTTAGAGGAATTAAGCATAGTGGGAAGGCACGAAAAGGCGACGGAAATGATCTTACGCCTAATCCTCGCAAGCTTCACAGCATTGGGCGAGAGCTGGATAAATTAAATCGCATTATAAACGATATGACACCTGTTGCAGAGTTACCTTTTCCGGCAAGACCGAAAAcgcgcaaagaaaaaaataaactagcTTCACGAGCGTGCCGCTTAAAGAAAAAAGCTCAACATGAAGCTAATAAGATAAAATTGCATGGACTTGAACAAGAACACA CGTCAAGCACAAGCTCCCTCCGCGAAGTCTAG
- the LOC105201427 gene encoding CREB3 regulatory factor isoform X1, producing MDDTKYSDFSLTSTMDSMIKQEPVQEIGSASASVPIPGGHRGTTRGTYNQFSPSPLAVSSGWDMRTEQMDHLFKMDPDQMDVSFKMDEDDIFQVDKAELIQGPTLAELNANDDTLLGDLNFDDLLLPEDRVQPIKMEYSAPITGSLFSSSIGFASSSFPQSGVTHRSCPTYTNTGFNLNRGSNIVDNAEAVSPTAFPSPGTSNVAGSSTASSSTSPHPVTRPIGSSTLHELLMKRGENPFNNPVSSQVDNTSTIGGKPKASRLSMSAPTQTMGLDQIWAHREPRQHLLSTGSLVEAGSTSSLSTGGALSPDPLGIDPLSHDEGYEDSDDDSDHYDDYSSDNDTGGSDGEDQSNNRVGSGTTELGKEHRHSKKERFFWQYNVQAKGPKGQRLIARARLEDPHVLNEATDPVFSPHCALRGIKHSGKARKGDGNDLTPNPRKLHSIGRELDKLNRIINDMTPVAELPFPARPKTRKEKNKLASRACRLKKKAQHEANKIKLHGLEQEHRRLIQGISQAKHTLAAKLTESNRETQEELTRQMEKCCKLATKMRIANHSTEFVNKVLENIRAGIPDGGIDNF from the exons ATGGACGACACTAAGTACAGCGACTTCTCGCTAACTAGCACGATGGATAGCATGATAAAACAGGAACCTGTCCAGGAGATAGGTTCGGCATCGGCCTCTGTACCGATACCCGGAGGACACAGAGGCACCACGCGGGGAACGTACAATCAGTTCTCGCCATCCCCTCTGGCGGTCTCCTCCGGATGGGATATGAGGACTGAACAAATGGATCATCTCTTTAAAATGGATCCGGATCAGATGGACGTCTCGTTTAAAATGGATGAGGATGACATATTCCAGGTGGACAAGGCCGAGCTTATCCAAGGTCCGACTCTAGCAGAGTTGAACGCCAACGACGATACCCTCCTGGGAGATCTAAATTTTGACGATTTGTTGCTACCCGAGGATAGGGTGCAACCGATAAAAATGGAATACAGCGCTCCGATAACTGGCTCTCTGTTTAGTAGTAGCATAGGATTCGCATCTAGTAGTTTTCCTCAATCCGGAGTGACTCATCGTAGTTGTCCCACATATACGAATACaggctttaatttaaatagagGTTCAAATATTGTGGATAACGCAGAAGCTGTTAGTCCTACTGCATTTCCTAGTCCGGGTACTAGTAATGTTGCAG GTAGTTCAACAGCAAGTTCATCGACTTCGCCACATCCTGTGACTCGACCCATTGGATCATCTACTTTACACGAGCTACTTATGAAAAGAGGTGAAAATCCGTTTAATAATCCAGTATCCAGTCAGGTGGATAATACATCTACAATAGGTGGTAAACCTAAAGCTTCGAGACTGTCTATGTCTGCGCCAACACAGACAATGGGATTGGATCAAATCTGGGCTCACAGAGAACCACGACAACATCTCTTGAGTACTGGTAGCTTAGTGGAAGCAGGATCGACGAGTAGTTTGAGTACTGGAGGTGCCCTTAGTCCAGATCCACTCGGTATTGATCCTCTCAGTCATGACGAAGGCTATGAAGACAGTGACGATGACAGCGATCATTATGATGACTACAGCAGTGATAATg ATACGGGCGGAAGCGATGGCGAGGACCAGAGTAACAACAGAGTAGGATCAGGAACTACGGAATTAGGAAAAGAACACAGGCATAGTAAGAAAGAAAGATTCTTCTGGCAATATAATGTTCAAGCCAAGGGACCAAAAGGACAGCGATTGATCGCGCGGGCGCGCTTGGAAGATCCACATGTCTTGAATGAAGCAACTGATCCAGTATTTAGTCCTCATTGTGCTCTTAGAGGAATTAAGCATAGTGGGAAGGCACGAAAAGGCGACGGAAATGATCTTACGCCTAATCCTCGCAAGCTTCACAGCATTGGGCGAGAGCTGGATAAATTAAATCGCATTATAAACGATATGACACCTGTTGCAGAGTTACCTTTTCCGGCAAGACCGAAAAcgcgcaaagaaaaaaataaactagcTTCACGAGCGTGCCGCTTAAAGAAAAAAGCTCAACATGAAGCTAATAAGATAAAATTGCATGGACTTGAACAAGAACACA gACGTCTTATACAAGGTATATCACAAGCTAAACATACGCTTGCTGCTAAATTGACTGAATCCAATCGTGAAACTCAAGAAGAGCTTACACGACAAATGGAGAAATGTTGCAAGCTGGCTACCA AAATGCGAATAGCAAATCATTCAACAGAATTTGTGAACAAAGTGCTGGAAAATATTAGAGCCGGCATTCCTGATGGTGGAatcgataatttttaa